The genome window AGTCCGGAGACTGGGATTGATCTGTTGATCCAAGCTTGCGCTTGGCTTGCCTCTCAGAGGCTGTACTGCCAGTCCGAAGACCGGCCTGTGGTCTTGCGACCTCCCGAGTCTGGAGTCTTCCGAAGAAAACCGCTCGCACACCCTGTCGGATGTTCCTGTCATCGTCACCGATATCAGATTTTCATGCGTCCCAGCGATGCACCCCCGGATTGCTCCGTCTGCTTTTCGCCTTTGCCCTTTCTCTGGGGCGAAAAGAACTATAAAGCTTGTGCGAATTTCTGTCAAGGCCTGCCACACCTGTCCGTGCCGAGTGAAGAAGTAGGGCGCGCTAGCCTGCCTTCATGACGCGTGAACATCCCAACTGGACCGGGCTGACCGAGGACGAGCAGCAGCCCTGGCAGACCCTGGAAGCCCGGACCCTGGTGGGCGGAGTCCGGACGGTGCAGGAAGACCGCGTACAGGTGCGGCCCGGCGTGGAGACGACCTACCAGTACCGCCCGCGTGGCCCACGCGCCGTATTCGTCCTGCCGGTGACGGCGCGCGGCGAGGCCGTGCTGATCCGCCAGTACCGTTATCCCCTGCGCGCGACGATCACCGAGGTCGTGGCCGGCGGTGTGGAACGCGGGGAGGCGCTCCTCGGCGCCGCCGCGCGCGAGCTGAAGGAAGAGGTGGGCGGCGCGGCCGCGGAATGGGTGGCCCTGCCGGGGTTCTATCCGCAGCCGAGCATCAGCGGGGTCGTGTTCTACGGCTTCGTGGCGCTGGGCGTTGAGCTGGGCGAGGCGCAGAATGAGGATACGGAGACCATCGAGCGCCTGACCGTGCCGCTTACCGAGGCCTACCGCCGCCTGGAAGCGGGCGAGATTCAGGACGGGCCCAGCAGCCTGGTGATGTGGCACGCCCGGCGGATTCTGGCCGAGCGGGGGCTGCTCTGAGCGCGGCCTTCACGACCCTGAATGGGCCACACCGGCACGACGCCCTGATCGAGAACAGCGAATTCCTGGCTTTTGCGGACCGGGCCGGCACGCCGCAAGACGCCCTGGCCCACCTGGCCGCCGTACGCGCCCGCTACCCGGACGCCACGCACCACTGCTGGGCCTACCGCGTTGGGCCGCTGTACCGCTTCGGTGACGACGGCGAACCTGGGGGAACGGCGGGCGCACCGATCCTGCGGGCCATTGAGGGACAGGGGCTGGACGAGGTGGTAGTCGTCGTCGTGCGGTACTACGGCGGCACGAAGCTGGGCACCGGCGGACTGGTCCGGGCCTACGGAGGTACGGCGGCCGAATGCCTGCGCACTGCTCCCCGGCTGGAGGTCCGGCCCCGCTGCCGCTTGAGCGTAGCTGTGCCCTTCGAGCATCTCAGCGGGCTGTATCACCTGCTGGGGACCTTCGACACGGTGAGGGGAGAGGAGGCGTATACGGCGAGCGGGGTGACTCTTGAGGTGGAGGTCTACCCCGAGGAGGCGGACGCCTTCGCGGCGGCGCGGCGGCGCTGCGGGACGCCACGCGCGGATCGGCACAGGTGGAGGGCGTAGAGGAAGACGTATCGGAAGCCTGAGACGAGGGGCTGGGATCTGGACTAGACCGGCTCAGCGCTTCGGGCGGTCCTGTAACAGGCCACTGCCCACTGCCTGCCGGGTGATCTGGCCGAGGGCCTGGATGCCGCGCGCCTTACTCCAGAGGTCGCGGTCGAAGGTGAAGACCTTGCCCGACTGCACGGCGCGCAGCCGCAGCCAGATGCGATTCTTGCCCCAGCTGTCCAGTACGTTGTGCTCGCCGGGATTGACGAGCAGTACAAGGGTCGCGGGGTCGAGGGCCGCGATACCTTCGAGGTCGAGACTGTAGAGGCTGTCCTGCTTGCCCACCGAGGACGACAGGTTGGTGCGGCCCAGCCGGCCCATCAGGTCGCCGATGACACTCTCGCGCGAGTGCAGCACGAACAGATTCGAGGGGGGCAGCGCGGCCACGAGCAGCCCCCCGGCTCCCCTGCGGGCAAGCAGACGTGACTTGGTCAGGAGCCGGGCCTGTTCGTCCAGCAGACGCTGGGCCTGGGGTTCGCGGCCCAGTGCTCGGCCCAGGGTGCTCAGGGCGCCGAGCTGGCCCTGGTAGTCGCTGCGGAACACGTTCAGGGAGATCGTCGGGGCGATCCTGGAAAGCTGCGCGTAGATATTCTTGTGCTGGCCCGTGTCGGCCAGGATGAGGTCGGGCTTGAGGGCCAGGATTTTCTCTAGGCTGGGCTGCGCGCGGGTGCCGACGTTGGGGACGCCCGCGAGCTGCCGGCCCAGGTAGTCGGGCACGTCGGCCTCGCGCGCCCAGCCGACCGGCTTGAGGCCCAGGGCGGAAACGTCGTCGGCGTAGGCGTACTCCAGGACCACGACGCGCCTGGGGGT of Deinococcus sp. Leaf326 contains these proteins:
- a CDS encoding NUDIX hydrolase, which produces MTREHPNWTGLTEDEQQPWQTLEARTLVGGVRTVQEDRVQVRPGVETTYQYRPRGPRAVFVLPVTARGEAVLIRQYRYPLRATITEVVAGGVERGEALLGAAARELKEEVGGAAAEWVALPGFYPQPSISGVVFYGFVALGVELGEAQNEDTETIERLTVPLTEAYRRLEAGEIQDGPSSLVMWHARRILAERGLL
- a CDS encoding YigZ family protein; translated protein: MARPADSGRAGAALSAAFTTLNGPHRHDALIENSEFLAFADRAGTPQDALAHLAAVRARYPDATHHCWAYRVGPLYRFGDDGEPGGTAGAPILRAIEGQGLDEVVVVVVRYYGGTKLGTGGLVRAYGGTAAECLRTAPRLEVRPRCRLSVAVPFEHLSGLYHLLGTFDTVRGEEAYTASGVTLEVEVYPEEADAFAAARRRCGTPRADRHRWRA
- a CDS encoding ABC transporter substrate-binding protein; protein product: MKSFFVPLLGLSLAASAGAVGIKHDLGTVDLPNTPRRVVVLEYAYADDVSALGLKPVGWAREADVPDYLGRQLAGVPNVGTRAQPSLEKILALKPDLILADTGQHKNIYAQLSRIAPTISLNVFRSDYQGQLGALSTLGRALGREPQAQRLLDEQARLLTKSRLLARRGAGGLLVAALPPSNLFVLHSRESVIGDLMGRLGRTNLSSSVGKQDSLYSLDLEGIAALDPATLVLLVNPGEHNVLDSWGKNRIWLRLRAVQSGKVFTFDRDLWSKARGIQALGQITRQAVGSGLLQDRPKR